The Ziziphus jujuba cultivar Dongzao chromosome 5, ASM3175591v1 genome segment ttattattattattataacagcaaatgaatatatgtttatgtgtgtatacatatatatatgtagatacctGTATGGTCTCAGGTCCAAAGGCCTCTCGAAGCATCGCCCAGATCATGGTTCTCTTCCCCACGCCTGCTGGCCCTTCGAATATAAAATGACCACATTCTCCTTCTCTAGTCTGTATTATCCATAATTACCGCAacacaaaattataatttatatatatatatatatgggtgtgtgtgtgtgtgtgtgtgtgtatatatatatcacagaaaattaaaccaaacttcaaactagttaattaatttattaattaccaGAGCCAGCAGCTGAGACGCTTTGTCTCGATTGCAAATGAAATCTTCCAAAACCTTGGGCTGATACTTCTTTGCCCATGTAAAGAAGTACTGATTTTCCACAGAggcattattattactactattattgttatcattcaTCATCTCCTCCTCCTGGTTTGCTTTGTCTTTGTGTTCCTCTTCTAGtgtgaatgatgatgatgataatgatgatgttGGAATCACAGCAGCTTCCGTGGCAGCTGTTGTGTCCGATAAACTCTCCCTCAATGGCTTCTCTTTGCCAGTAACCAATTTTGTATCTTCATTAATACTCTTTTTGCTGCCctttttcatttccattttcAACTCTTTCTCTGAAGTAGTCCTAgacgttgttgttgttgttgttgttgtactACTTGTTGTCGTCGTAGACGAAGTACTCTTGGTTGACATGAACGATGGAGAGGATGGAGTTACAGGCATGGGCGGCTTCTTGGTCTTGTTGTGTTGGTGTTGATGATGGTGGTGATGCTCTCTTTTGGTCGTAAAGTGAAAGCAAGAAGCAATACTCATCTCTTGCATGACTTTAACAATGAAAGACGAAGAAAGAGAGATCCAACTGATACTTGGACTTGGAATTGGACTTGGACTTGTTGTTGCATGATGGGTTTCGGTATTCTGAGGACTCGAACTGCGAGATATGTCAAGGGAATAGTCAATGAGTCCTTTGTAATAAGGACTATGATGAGGGCTATGTTGATGATTATGATGATAGTCCTTGTTGTACTTGTTCTCCTGGGCAAGAGCAAACTGTACGACCCTCGAAGGCTTAGAGGGGGATCCAACCCTACACGAAGAAGACGATGATCGGTTGCTGCAAGGTGGGATGAGCTCGGTGTAAGGGTGAGAGCCACCGCAGGTTTTGGAGAAGTAGCAGGGACTTGAAGGGGAGCTTGCGATTGAAGGGCTCGGCattttttttgattaatttgctGAGAGACTAAGACCGGTAGCTAGCTCGATCCCTAGGTTTGCCGACACCTGTTGCTGGATGGACAACAAAGGTTGTAGGATTTCTTGAGTTTATTCGGTTCTAGTTTTTGGTAGATTGGATACTACCAAAGCTGGCGATAATTTCTTTAGCAAACTAGCAAGTGGTCGTTGCAAACTATGATTCATTTCTAATGTTGACATATGTAAATATATCTAATGCATAGAGTCACGTTGACGTAAGCCTATGCAATCAATTTagcataatattatatttatattatgattttaatattaatttttgtatcgcttcaaatattaaaatttaaaaattaatattaatgattaaatataaatttaataatatactaaaatattattttgaaaaaaataaatctaattcactgaactattaatttattattaagcaTCAGTCTTTGAAGCACAACTCaatgattgattaaaaaagTTTCAATGGTAAAATCATCAGCCCAACTTTATATGTGTTTGGTTATAccatatgtgtgtatatatatatatatatattcttaggttgaaacttttttttttatcagcatttggattattttaaaaattaaaatttgaacataTATTTGAAGTTTATAAGAGTACATGTAGGAT includes the following:
- the LOC112490542 gene encoding replication factor C subunit 3, which encodes MPSPSIASSPSSPCYFSKTCGGSHPYTELIPPCSNRSSSSSCRVGSPSKPSRVVQFALAQENKYNKDYHHNHQHSPHHSPYYKGLIDYSLDISRSSSPQNTETHHATTSPSPIPSPSISWISLSSSFIVKVMQEMSIASCFHFTTKREHHHHHQHQHNKTKKPPMPVTPSSPSFMSTKSTSSTTTTSSTTTTTTTTSRTTSEKELKMEMKKGSKKSINEDTKLVTGKEKPLRESLSDTTAATEAAVIPTSSLSSSSFTLEEEHKDKANQEEEMMNDNNNSSNNNASVENQYFFTWAKKYQPKVLEDFICNRDKASQLLALTREGECGHFIFEGPAGVGKRTMIWAMLREAFGPETIQACREECKAFSLKGEVVGKIEVHVKESPQHVEVNLSELKGYEKHVILELIKDNSNWIADKALPSSLDNCRAIILYEADKLSTDALLYIKWLLERYKGCNKVFFCCTDVSKLQPIKSLCTVVNLLPPSRNEVVEVLEFIAKQEGIELQNNLAEKIADKSKNNLRQAIRSFEATWLKSYPFAEDQVVLTGWEDDIANIAKNMVKEQSPKQLYTIRGKLQNFSEHDVSPDFIFKSLVEELKKHLDDELKARVDLLYSEYIIKEANVFESDNAGPSQNRHYHLNDTTKKFLRIEEFIAKFMSYYKGVVKIMERDNAT